The stretch of DNA GAAGCATATGATTTAACCAATGCGGTAATGATTTAGGCCGTTTCACCTCAACACTTATCTCACCATTTTTATTTCTTGTCGCGCGAGATTGATAGTTTTTCCCGTAAAAGGAGACAGCATCACCATGTGCCATGCCGCCATTGACTGATAACTCATTTATTTTGATAACGATTCTCTCCTTAAGTCGAAGTCATTTATATCGCGTGTCGTTATATCGTTTAACAATATATCTCACTCCGATATATTAATCCTTCTTGCTCCAATTTTCAACCCCTGATCTGTCCATTGTTAAAAAATGAGCTGTTTCTGATATGCTATAATAGGAACTCGCAACAGCATATCCGACAAACATGAAACAGCTGATTGGAGGTAACCGAATGAAAAAAGCCTCACCAACGCAATACTTGCCGCTTACACATACAACTTTCTATATATTGCTTTCCCTCACCACCCCTCTTCATGGATATGGCATCATGCAAAAAGTAGAAGAGATGAGCAAAGGCGATGTGAAATTGGGTCCAGGAACTTTATATGGGGCATTAAGTAAATTGGAAAAACAAAAAATCATCGCTAAAACCGGTGAAGACGGAGAACGAAGAAAAAGCTATGTACTTACCGAACTGGGAAAACAGGTTGTGAAGTCCGAGTGGAATCGACTGCAATACTTGGTTGAGGTAAGTCGGCAAAAGGTTGAAAGTATCGAGGTGGAGGATCTATGACTGCAAAAAGAACACCCAAGCTCTTTTTCGTCTGACATGCAAAGAAATGCCGGGTATAAAATATTCTATACCTTCGAGAAAATCGAGTCTGCTTCCTAATATTTACAGACTGGATGATAAAGCCACACGCGATGACGATCTCCATGAATACAAGACGATTTTTCAGGATGCAGGCTGGGAGTATGTCACCAGGTACGGTGATTGGCATTATATCCGAACGGAAGAATCTCCGGGGCAAACTGCTGAAATTGACACAGAGCGTGAATATCAAATCGAAAAAATATAGCGGCCTGCTGTTATTGCAGCCCGGATGACACTCCTCCTGTATGGCTATTCTAAAAAATTCACTAGCATTGGATATGTCAGTTACATCATTGTCCTTGATATTTCTATGTATTTTCAAAATCAGCCAAAAGATTTCAAAGTTAACAGAATAGAAAAAGCGGTTCTTCCTGCTTTGGTTAAGCAGAGGAACCGTTTTTTTCTATCTTACAGACAAAAAGATTGCAGAGAAAAACAATTCCTCTGCAATCTGCCCACTATCACTCTGCAGTCAATCTTAAGAATTCCTCAATATCCCGCTTGCATACCTCTATAGCTTTCAGCCAGAATGCCTTCCGGGTCAAATCCTCCTGTAAATGCTTCATTGCCAAGTCTTCCACCGTCATTCGACCAGTATCCTTCAGCAAAGCATTGTAGGAGCGTTCAAAGTCTGCCGGATTCTCGGCAGCTTTTGCATAGATACCCGTACTGAACAAGTAACCGAATGTATACGGGAAATTATAGAATGGTACGTCTGTTGCGTAGAAATGCAATTTGGACGCCCAGAATGTCGGATCATATTCATCAAGCTGATCATTATAAGCTTCTTTCTGAGCTTCCACCATCAACTCACGCAGGCGAGCTGCCGATACGAGCCCGTTTTTGCGTTCTTCATAAAATCTTGTCTCGAATAGGAATCGGGCATGGATATTCATGAAGAAAGCGATACTGCGCTGAATTTTTTCCTCGATCAATGCGATTTTTTCTTCCTTCGTTTCAGCTTCTTTTACCGCAGCATCCGAAACGATCAGTTCCGCCAAAGTGGAAGCTGTCTCTGCTACGTTCATCGCATACTCCTGATTCAGCTGTTCCACATCATTCATCGCATAGCTATGGTAAGCATGGCCCAGTTCATGGGCAAGCGTCGATACATTGGAAGCAGTTCCGCTGAATGTCATGAAGATACGGCTTTCTTTTTTGTCCGGGAAGCTGGTACAGAAGCCGCCAGGACGTTTGCTATTACGGTCTTCCGCTTCGATCCAGCGCTTCTCGAATGCTTGCTGTGAGAAATCAGCCATCTGGCTGCTATATGTGCGGAAATGCTTGACGATGAAATCCGCAGCTTCATCATAAGAAACATGTTTCGTTGCAGAGGAGAGCGGCGCATCGATATCATACCAGCTCAGTTTTTCCAAGCCTAAAATCTCCGCTTTGCGCTGCAAATATTTTACGAAGGCATCCTTCTCATCCGTGATTGCTTCCCACATAGCATCCAGAGTTTCCTGGGACATGCGGTTATAAGCCAGCGGTTCTTTCAGCACATTGTCCCATTTACGGTGTTTGTATGTCTGCAGACGGAAGCCAGCCAGATGGTTGAGCGTTTCAGCAAAGAAGTCTTCCTTCCCTGTCCATGCTTCCTGCATTCTGGAAAACACGTGCTGACGGACTTTCCTGTCAGCGGCATCAAGTTTATTGGCGGCTTGGCCGACGGAATAATATTTTTCCTCCCCATCGATTGTCAATGGTACTTGGATGCTGCCGACAATCGTGTCATACATGCTTCCCCAGCCATGGTAGCCATCAATGGCCAAATCATTGAGCAGTACTTCCTGCTCAGGAGCCAGCTTCTGTGCTGCCTCTTTTTTGCGCTCATCCAGGATGAACGCATAATTGATCAATTCAGGCTGCTCAAGCAGCTGCTCCCATGTCTGCTGCGGCACTTGTGTAATGACTCTATCGACACCGGTAAGCGTACCGCTGTAAGCCGCCACCAGTTCATCTTTCTTCCCGGACCATTGCTTTGCTTTCTTATCCGTTACATCCTGTGCCACCAGGCACTCGACGAATGCAACGACCTCAAATACGTGTTTTGCCGATGATTCCCATTTCTTCAGGATACGCACCAAGCCCTCCGTATCCTCCCCTTGCTCGGGAACCTGGAAGGATTCAAGAGCCTGCTTCCATTCACTTAAGGCCTGTTCTGCTTTCCCTGCATATTCTGCCAGCGCAGGAGAATTGCTTCCTCCAGGAAAAATCACATCCAGATTCCATGTTTGTCCATATTTATTTGTCATATGTATACCTCCCTTGAACTACCTTTTCTATTATACGCTTCGCCATATTGACTGAAAAGTTTTAGTGTTCGATATTTTTCGTCACAATTGAAATTCAGGGCACAATCAATCCCATCCTAAAGAACCTGTCGACCCATGCCTTCTTCAAATCAATATGTTTCCAACCTGCTTAGGATGCGATGAGAATGCGTTTTGCCGGGATTATACATGAAATGCCTCTCATTTTTGTCTGATCTTTATCCCTAAAATATTCCCATATATATCCAAATAGGCGTTTCGTTGAAAGCAAGAGCTATAAAAAAGTTTTTTGCCAGATTATCTAACAAACATTCCCCACTACCAGCGTATTGGTAACGCTTTCAATTAGTTTGAATGATTTAAAGAATCTGAAAATTTATCCAATTAGCTGTTGACCTAGCTTTGGTTAGGCGTTATGATAACTGACAATCAATCAAATAAATGAATTTTCTAATTATTTAATCCATTTGTTTTTCGCATTCAAAAACATAAAGAAAAAGAGAACTTTTGCAGCTGGGAGGTGTTTTGATTCCATGCGCAGTGACATGATCAAAACAGGGATTGACCGAGCTCCGCACCGCAGTTTGCTTCATGCGACCGGGGTAAAGACATCAGATTTGGGAAAACCATTCATTGGTGTATGCAACTCTTACATCGATATCATTCCAGGACACATGCATCTGAACAAATTTGCCGAAGTAGTAAAAGATGCGATCCGCCAAGCAGGCGGGATTCCTTTCGAATTCAATACAATCGGAGTGGATGACGGGATTGCCATGGGCCATATCGGCATGCGTTACAGCTTGCCAAGCAGGGAGATCATTGCCGACAGCGCCGAGACCGTCATACAAGCGCACTGGTTCGATGGCGTCTTCTATATACCGAATTGCGATAAGATAACACCCGGCATGCTGATGGCAGCAGCCAGGACGAACGTACCTTCCGTCTTTGTTTCGGGAGGACCGATGGAAGCCGGGATTAGTCCTGATGGCAAGCCGCTGAGCCTTGTGTCCATGTTTGAAGGCGTAGGCGCCGTGCAAAACGGTACAATGACCGAACAGGAATTGGCGACGATCGAAACACTGGCTTGTCCGACTTGCGGATCTTGCTCGGGAATGTTCACTGCAAATTCGATGAACAGTTTGATGGAAATGCTCGGCATGACAGTGCCTGGAAATGGGACACTGCTCGCTACATCCGACGAGCGTCATGAGCTGATTTATGAAGCAGCCCGGCATTTGATCCGACTTGTCAAAGAAGATATTCGTCCACGCGATATCTTGACGAAAGAAACCTTTGATAATGCTTTTGCCTTGGATATGGCCATGGGCGGGTCGACAAATACCGTCCTCCATACAATCGCGATCGCTCATGAAGCCGGCATTGAATACAATCTGGCAGATATCAATAAAATTGCCGAAAAGGTTCCTTACCTATCCAAAATCAGTCCTGCATCCGATTATTCCATGCACGACGTCCACCTGGCCGGAGGGGTCAGCGCAATCATCAACGAGCTCTGCAAAATCGACGGACTTCTTCATAAGGAGCGGATTACCATTACCGGTAAGACGATAGCCGAGAATGTGGAAGACTCCGAAATCTTGAATAAAGAGGTCATCCGCCCGCTGGATAATCCATATAGCCCTGTCGGCGGACTGAGTGTCCTGTACGGCAATCTGGCACCGGACGGCAGTGTGATCAAGGTCGGGGCTGTGGATCCTTCCATCAAGAAATTTCTCGGGGAGGCGATCGTCTTCAATTCACAGGACGAGGCGCAGGAAGGGATCACCAATGGGACTGTGCAGGCCGGCGATGTCGTTGTCATACGCTATGAAGGTCCAAAAGGCGGCCCAGGGATGCCGGAGATGCTTTCCCCTACTTCCGCCATTGCCGGCCGCGGCTTGGCAAAAGAGGTTGCCCTCATCACAGACGGCCGCTTCTCGGGTGCCACTCGAGGTATCTCGGTGGGTCATATCTCCCCCGAAGCTGCCGAGGGCGGGCCGATCGCTTTCGTGGAAAATGGCGATCCTATCCTCATCGACTTGGAAACACGCAGCATTGAATTACTCGTCGATGAAGCTGTCCTTGAAACACGCCGCCAAAATTGGAAACAGCCGGAGCCAAAAATCAAATCTGGCTACCTGGCGAAGTACGCAAAGCTTGTTACATCCGCCAACACTGGCGGTGTGATGAAAATATAACCAACACGAAGACGGGACCATAGTGACGGAGGCATTATATTCACAGAGAGCCGGGGATGCTGGAATCCCGGCAATATAATCCGTCATCTCTCCTCCCTGAGCGCTTAGCTGAAAATATAACAATCAGTAGGCTGAGCCAGGTGTACGGCACCTGTTATCAAAACGGAGCTGATATTGATCGGCTCCATGAGGCAGCTTACCGTAAGGGAGCTGTGAACTTGGGTGGTACCGAGAAAAGCAAAGTCTTTTTTCCCCATTTCTTGCTGAATTGCTTGAATGGAGAAAAAAGGCTTTTTTATATATCAAAAACTACTGGAGGGATAAAACATGAAGGTGAAGGCACAAGCCGTACAGGAAAGAAAGCCTGCAGCCAAAGCTCCCAAAACAGGTGCAGATCTGTTCGTCGAGGCATTGCAGGCGGCTGGAGTCGATACGATTTTTGGCTATCCGGGAGGGGCCGTGCTTCCGATTTATGATGCTTTGTATCGGGCAGAACCACGGTTCCAGCATATCTTGACCCGACATGAACAAGGAGCCATCCACGCTGCCGAAGGTTATGCCCGCGTCTCCGGAAAGCCCGGGGTCGTCATCGCAACATCAGGACCTGGTGCAACGAATCTTATCACCGGAATCGCCGATGCCATGATGGACTCCCTTCCCCTTGTCGTATTCACAGGTCAAGTCGGCAGGAGCGTCATCGGTACCGATGCATTTCAGGAATCGGATGTGATTGGCATCACCACTCCGATCACCAAGCATAATTATCAAGTCCAACGGCAGGAGGATATGCCCCGGATCATCAAGGAAGCATTTTATATCGCCACAACCGGGCGGCCGGGACCTGTTGTGATTGATATCCCGAAAGATATCTCCGGTGAGGCTTATGCCTCTTCTGCTGACGTGGGTGACATCCACCTTCCAGGCTATCAGCCGACAACGAAGCCCAACAGCAACCAAATCACAAAGCTTACCCAAGCGATTGTACACGCAAAACGCCCGGTTCTTTTAACAGGGGCAGGTATCCTGCATGCCAAGGCATCCGAAGAAATCCATGCCTTTGCCAAACGGTTCCAGCTGCCCGTCGCCTCCACCCTGCTTGGCCTCGGTTGCTTTCCGGCCAGCGATGATCAGTTTCTCGGCATGGCAGGGATGCATGGGACATATGCCGCAAACCGCGCCCTGTATGAATGCGACCTGCTGATCAATATCGGTGCCCGATTCGATGACAGGCTTACTGGCAACCTGGAGCATTTTGCCCCGCAGGCAACGATTGCACATATCGATATCGATCCGGCGGAAATAGGCAAAATCATCCCTACGGCCATCCCTGTGGTGGCGGATGCAAAAGCAGCGCTGCAGGCACTTCAAGCAGCAGAAGCCGAAATACCAGACATTCAGTCCTGGCGCGATCATTTGCAGCAATACAAGGAAGAATTCCCGCTTTGGTACAATAACCCGGCGCAGGAACTCATACCGCAATGGGTGATGGAAGCTGTCCACAAGGCAACAAAAGGAAATGCCATCATCACGACGGACGTCGGACAGCACCAAATGTGGGCAGCGCAATATTACGGATTCGATCAGCCAAATCGCTGGGTGACATCCGGCGGACTGGGAACAATGGGATTCGGTTTCCCTGCTGCCATCGGAGCCCAGCTGGCAAGTCCCGACAGTACAGTCATCAGCGTGGTCGGCGATGGCGGATTCCAGATGACGATGCAGGAGCTTTCCGTGCTGCAGGAAAGGAAGCTCCCGGTCAAGGTCTTGATAGTCAATAACCAAAGCCTTGGTATGGTAAGGCAATGGCAGGAATTCTTCTATCAAGAGCGATACTCTGAATCACTGCTTGATATCCAGCCTGATTTTATCAAGCTGGCGGATAGCTACAGCATCAAGGGTATCCGTCTGGAGACACAGGAGCAGCTTATTGCAGCTCTCCCCTCCATGCTTCAATCAGACGAAGCCGTCGTGATCGACTGCCGAGTACTGCGGCAGGAAAATGTATTCCCGATGATAGCACCCGGAAAAGGACTGCATGAAATGATTGGAGTGAGTCGATGAAGCGAATCATTACCGCCACTGTCCAGAATAGAAGCGGCGTACTGAACCGGATAACCGGTCTGATGCAAAAAAGGCAATTCAATATCGATAGTATCTCTGTCGGCAAGACAGAAGTGGAGCAAGTCAGCCGGATGACATTCGTCGTCGAAGTGGAAGACATGCAGAAGCTGGAACAGCTCACAAAGCAGCTTCACAAGCAAATTGACGTCCTGAAGGTAGCCGATATCACCGATAACGCCATTGTCGCCCGGGAGCTGGCACTGGTGAAAGTCGTATGCCCCCCTGCCAGCCGGAATGAGCTCCAAAGCATCATTGCTCCTTTCCGTGCAAGTGTGGTCGATATCAGCAAGGACAGCATGATCATTCAAGTAACAGGCGACACGGATAAGATCGAGGCTTTCCTCGAGCTGGTCCGTCCATATGGTATCAAGGAATTGACAAGAACCGGAGTCACGGCCTTCCTGCGTGGGCATCAGCCGCAAGCTGCGGATGGAAACACGTATTCACTTATAACCAATTAAACATGGAGAGGAATGAATGAACAATGGCAAAAGTCATCTATCACAATGATATTCAAGAAGAGGTTTTGAGAGGAAAGAAAATCGCGGTGATCGGTTATGGTTCCCAAGGTCATGCCCATGCACAGAATTTGAAGGAAAGCGGATTCGATGTGGTGGTCGGCGTTCGTCAAGGTAAATCCTGGAATCAGGCAGCCGAGGATGGACATGATGTGCGATCTGCATCGGAGGCAGCTCAAGCCGCGGATATCATCATGATGCTTGTACCGGATGAACTTCAGCCCGCCATCTATAAGGAAAGCATCGAGCAAAACCTGGAGAGCGGGAATGCCCTGGTATTTGCCCATGGCTTCAACGTTCATTTCAATCAAATCACACCTCCATCGGATGTGGATGTATTCCTGGTCGCTCCAAAAGGACCGGGCCATCTTGTTCGCCGTACTTACACGGAAGGAGCCGGTGTACCTGCCCTATACGGTATCTACCAAGACGTGACCGGGACAGCGAAAGAAACAGCACTTGCTTATGCGAAAGGCATCGGAGCAGGCCGTGCCGGCATCTTGGAGACGACATTCCAGGAAGAAACCGAAACAGATTTGTTCGGGGAGCAGGCTGTCCTTTGCGGCGGGCTTACCAGTCTTGTCAAAGCGGGCTTTGAAACATTGACAGAGGCCGGCTATCAGCCGGAGGTTGCTTACTTCGAATGCCTGCATGAATTGAAACTGATCGTCGACCTCATGTATGAGGACGGTTTGGAGGGCATGCGCTACAGCATCTCTGA from Terribacillus sp. FSL K6-0262 encodes:
- the ilvC gene encoding ketol-acid reductoisomerase, with product MAKVIYHNDIQEEVLRGKKIAVIGYGSQGHAHAQNLKESGFDVVVGVRQGKSWNQAAEDGHDVRSASEAAQAADIIMMLVPDELQPAIYKESIEQNLESGNALVFAHGFNVHFNQITPPSDVDVFLVAPKGPGHLVRRTYTEGAGVPALYGIYQDVTGTAKETALAYAKGIGAGRAGILETTFQEETETDLFGEQAVLCGGLTSLVKAGFETLTEAGYQPEVAYFECLHELKLIVDLMYEDGLEGMRYSISDTAQWGDFVSGPRVVNDETKARMKEVLEDIQDGTFAKGWILENQANRPQFNAINAKETNHQIETIGRELRELMPFVKQGKKKQSAEEVIVHGSNKIF
- the ilvN gene encoding acetolactate synthase small subunit, with product MKRIITATVQNRSGVLNRITGLMQKRQFNIDSISVGKTEVEQVSRMTFVVEVEDMQKLEQLTKQLHKQIDVLKVADITDNAIVARELALVKVVCPPASRNELQSIIAPFRASVVDISKDSMIIQVTGDTDKIEAFLELVRPYGIKELTRTGVTAFLRGHQPQAADGNTYSLITN
- a CDS encoding helix-turn-helix transcriptional regulator, which gives rise to MKKASPTQYLPLTHTTFYILLSLTTPLHGYGIMQKVEEMSKGDVKLGPGTLYGALSKLEKQKIIAKTGEDGERRKSYVLTELGKQVVKSEWNRLQYLVEVSRQKVESIEVEDL
- a CDS encoding M3 family oligoendopeptidase, with amino-acid sequence MTNKYGQTWNLDVIFPGGSNSPALAEYAGKAEQALSEWKQALESFQVPEQGEDTEGLVRILKKWESSAKHVFEVVAFVECLVAQDVTDKKAKQWSGKKDELVAAYSGTLTGVDRVITQVPQQTWEQLLEQPELINYAFILDERKKEAAQKLAPEQEVLLNDLAIDGYHGWGSMYDTIVGSIQVPLTIDGEEKYYSVGQAANKLDAADRKVRQHVFSRMQEAWTGKEDFFAETLNHLAGFRLQTYKHRKWDNVLKEPLAYNRMSQETLDAMWEAITDEKDAFVKYLQRKAEILGLEKLSWYDIDAPLSSATKHVSYDEAADFIVKHFRTYSSQMADFSQQAFEKRWIEAEDRNSKRPGGFCTSFPDKKESRIFMTFSGTASNVSTLAHELGHAYHSYAMNDVEQLNQEYAMNVAETASTLAELIVSDAAVKEAETKEEKIALIEEKIQRSIAFFMNIHARFLFETRFYEERKNGLVSAARLRELMVEAQKEAYNDQLDEYDPTFWASKLHFYATDVPFYNFPYTFGYLFSTGIYAKAAENPADFERSYNALLKDTGRMTVEDLAMKHLQEDLTRKAFWLKAIEVCKRDIEEFLRLTAE
- the ilvB gene encoding biosynthetic-type acetolactate synthase large subunit → MKVKAQAVQERKPAAKAPKTGADLFVEALQAAGVDTIFGYPGGAVLPIYDALYRAEPRFQHILTRHEQGAIHAAEGYARVSGKPGVVIATSGPGATNLITGIADAMMDSLPLVVFTGQVGRSVIGTDAFQESDVIGITTPITKHNYQVQRQEDMPRIIKEAFYIATTGRPGPVVIDIPKDISGEAYASSADVGDIHLPGYQPTTKPNSNQITKLTQAIVHAKRPVLLTGAGILHAKASEEIHAFAKRFQLPVASTLLGLGCFPASDDQFLGMAGMHGTYAANRALYECDLLINIGARFDDRLTGNLEHFAPQATIAHIDIDPAEIGKIIPTAIPVVADAKAALQALQAAEAEIPDIQSWRDHLQQYKEEFPLWYNNPAQELIPQWVMEAVHKATKGNAIITTDVGQHQMWAAQYYGFDQPNRWVTSGGLGTMGFGFPAAIGAQLASPDSTVISVVGDGGFQMTMQELSVLQERKLPVKVLIVNNQSLGMVRQWQEFFYQERYSESLLDIQPDFIKLADSYSIKGIRLETQEQLIAALPSMLQSDEAVVIDCRVLRQENVFPMIAPGKGLHEMIGVSR
- the ilvD gene encoding dihydroxy-acid dehydratase encodes the protein MRSDMIKTGIDRAPHRSLLHATGVKTSDLGKPFIGVCNSYIDIIPGHMHLNKFAEVVKDAIRQAGGIPFEFNTIGVDDGIAMGHIGMRYSLPSREIIADSAETVIQAHWFDGVFYIPNCDKITPGMLMAAARTNVPSVFVSGGPMEAGISPDGKPLSLVSMFEGVGAVQNGTMTEQELATIETLACPTCGSCSGMFTANSMNSLMEMLGMTVPGNGTLLATSDERHELIYEAARHLIRLVKEDIRPRDILTKETFDNAFALDMAMGGSTNTVLHTIAIAHEAGIEYNLADINKIAEKVPYLSKISPASDYSMHDVHLAGGVSAIINELCKIDGLLHKERITITGKTIAENVEDSEILNKEVIRPLDNPYSPVGGLSVLYGNLAPDGSVIKVGAVDPSIKKFLGEAIVFNSQDEAQEGITNGTVQAGDVVVIRYEGPKGGPGMPEMLSPTSAIAGRGLAKEVALITDGRFSGATRGISVGHISPEAAEGGPIAFVENGDPILIDLETRSIELLVDEAVLETRRQNWKQPEPKIKSGYLAKYAKLVTSANTGGVMKI